A part of Streptomyces sp. NBC_01235 genomic DNA contains:
- a CDS encoding type II toxin-antitoxin system PemK/MazF family toxin — protein sequence MDTSWWLALAAVVLLALVATLVDGWGRGRRPQGRRTRPPGRSSERATGRPSRGHGLAGHPQPAEIWWADVPFEDGPGAKDRPCLVLMVRGDRVTVAKITSRYHDERAGVIPLPPGAVGDAQGRPSFLETDELRQVPVRDFRRRVGVVDPVLWDQVRHLAT from the coding sequence ATGGACACGTCCTGGTGGCTCGCGCTCGCGGCGGTGGTACTGCTGGCGCTGGTCGCCACGCTCGTGGACGGCTGGGGGCGGGGGCGCAGGCCGCAGGGGCGCAGGACTCGCCCGCCGGGCCGGTCGTCGGAGCGGGCGACGGGCCGGCCGTCTCGCGGTCACGGCCTCGCCGGGCATCCGCAGCCGGCGGAGATCTGGTGGGCCGACGTGCCGTTCGAGGACGGTCCGGGGGCGAAGGACCGGCCGTGTCTGGTGCTGATGGTGCGCGGTGACCGGGTGACCGTCGCGAAGATCACCAGCAGGTACCACGACGAGCGGGCCGGGGTGATCCCGCTGCCGCCGGGCGCCGTGGGCGACGCGCAGGGGCGGCCGAGTTTCCTGGAGACGGACGAGCTGCGCCAGGTCCCGGTGCGGGACTTCCGGCGCCGGGTGGGTGTGGTGGACCCGGTCCTGTGGGACCAGGTCCGTCACCTGGCTACCTGA